The following coding sequences are from one Perognathus longimembris pacificus isolate PPM17 chromosome 13, ASM2315922v1, whole genome shotgun sequence window:
- the Ccdc89 gene encoding coiled-coil domain-containing protein 89 translates to MPQEDERTRGMDAPGPEGRRGAGAPKPASADDEEEDGGEFKELAGLKEALANLRGLSEEEKGEKALLLSRLQEQSQLICILKRRADEALERCEVLELLNAELEERRARAAEALAAQRERARTLEERFRTLADNHERMIRFKDEHKSHNLRLREENERLRREHERLFCQALQDKEAQVAQLTARGEALARELEALQRRQALEAGQAQARERELRELRELQGRQASAHAGEAEQLRGQLQGLQQQQRQAEAQLARAQEAHRGQSLELQARLQAAAREKEELLQLSLERGRALQARQAEIRQLEERLEGALAARRQAQERFEQEAAAVDRDARVRELQRRVDGIQKAYDELRLQSEAFRKHSLDLLSKERELNAKLRHLFP, encoded by the coding sequence ATGCCTCAGGAGGACGAGCGGACGCGCGGGATGGACGCCCCGGGCCCGGAAGGACGCCGCGGAGCGGGGGCGCCGAAGCCGGCGAGCGCggacgacgaggaggaggacgggggggAGTTCAAGGAGCTGGCGGGGCTGAAGGAGGCGCTGGCCAACCTGCGGGGGCTGTCGGAGGAGGAGAAGGGCGAGAAGGCGCTGCTCCTGTCGCGCCTGCAGGAGCAGTCGCAGCTCATCTGCATCCTGAAGCGCCGGGCGGACGAGGCGCTGGAGCGCTGCGAGGTGCTGGAGCTGCTGAACGCGGAGCTGGAGGagcggcgcgcgcgcgcggccgAGGCGCTGGCGGCGCAGCGGGAGCGCGCGCGCACGCTGGAGGAGCGCTTCCGCACGCTGGCCGACAACCACGAGCGCATGATCCGCTTCAAGGACGAGCACAAGAGCCACAACCTGCGCCTGCGCGAGGAGAACGAGCGGCTCCGGCGGGAGCACGAGCGCCTCTTCTGCCAGGCCCTGCAGGACAAGGAGGCGCAGGTGGCGCAGCTGACGGCCCGCGGCGAGGCGCTGGCCCGGGAGCTGGAGGCGCTGCAGCGGCGCCAGGCGCTCGAGGCCGGCCAGGCGCAGGCCCGGGAGCGggagctgcgggagctgcgggagCTGCAGGGCCGCCAGGCCAGCGCCCACGCCGGCGAGGCCGAGCAGCTGCGCGGCCAGCTGCAGggcctgcagcagcagcagcggcaggcGGAGGCGCAGCTGGCCCGCGCCCAGGAGGCCCACCGCGGCCAGAGCCTGGAGCTGCAGGCCCGGCTGCAGGCGGCGGCGCGCGAGAAGGAGGAGCTGCTGCAGCTGTCGCTGGAGCGGGGCCGGGCGCTGCAGGCCCGGCAGGCGGAGATCCGCCAGCTGGAGGAGCGGCTGGAGGGCGCGCTCGCCGCCCGGAGGCAGGCCCAGGAGCGGTTCGAGCAGGAGGCGGCCGCCGTGGACCGCGACGCGCGGGTGCGGGAGCTGCAGCGCCGGGTGGACGGGATCCAGAAAGCCTACGACGAGCTCCGGCTGCAGTCGGAGGCCTTCCGAAAGCACAGCCTGGACCTGCTGAGCAAGGAGCGGGAGCTCAACGCCAAGCTGCGCCACCTCTTCCCCTAg